A stretch of Sinorhizobium meliloti DNA encodes these proteins:
- a CDS encoding DHA2 family efflux MFS transporter permease subunit has protein sequence MAATATAGAAAPSLPKAEEHMDPRRLIAFFAMVVGMFMAILDIQIVSASLAEIQAGLSAGSDEIGWVQTAYLIAEVIMIPLSGTLARIVSTRVLFSVAAAGFTAASALAATATNIEQMIVYRAIQGFIGGGMIPSVFAAAFTIFPPSKRNVVSPIIGLIATLAPTIGPTVGGYLSHAFSWHWLFLINVIPGIIVATVTWIFIDFDKPELGLIKKFDWWGLLSMAIFLGSLEYVLEEGNANDWFNDEHIVMGAVATTVAAVVFFYRAFKVDFPVVDLKAFANRNFTFGSLFSFVMGIGLYGLTYLYPLYLGRIRGYDSLMIGETMFVSGLAMFLTAPVAGFLAGRMDARAMMTIGFAGFAAGTWLMSQMTADWDFWELLVPQILRGCSLMLCMVPINNIALGTLPPARIRNASGLYNLTRNLGGAVGLAVINTILTQRQDFHYARLAEHVEWGNPVAVERMRNIASTFTAHGLDGTTAAVKQLAAMVQQQAVIMSFIDVFVLLTVLFLSMIAGVLMIAKPQGAGPGGGGH, from the coding sequence ATGGCCGCAACAGCAACAGCGGGCGCGGCTGCGCCGAGCCTACCCAAGGCCGAGGAGCATATGGACCCGCGGCGGCTCATCGCCTTTTTCGCGATGGTCGTCGGCATGTTCATGGCGATCCTCGACATCCAGATCGTCTCCGCCTCGCTCGCCGAGATCCAGGCGGGCCTGTCGGCCGGGTCTGACGAGATCGGCTGGGTGCAGACCGCCTATCTGATCGCGGAAGTCATCATGATCCCGCTCTCGGGCACGCTTGCCCGCATCGTCTCGACGCGGGTGCTCTTCTCCGTGGCCGCGGCCGGATTCACGGCGGCCAGCGCTCTTGCCGCCACGGCCACCAATATCGAACAGATGATCGTCTACCGGGCGATCCAGGGCTTTATCGGCGGCGGCATGATCCCGTCGGTCTTTGCCGCAGCCTTCACCATATTCCCGCCGTCCAAGCGCAACGTCGTCTCGCCGATCATCGGGCTCATCGCGACGCTTGCGCCGACCATCGGCCCGACGGTCGGCGGCTATCTGAGCCATGCCTTTTCCTGGCACTGGCTGTTCCTCATCAACGTCATTCCCGGCATCATCGTCGCGACGGTCACCTGGATCTTCATCGATTTCGACAAGCCGGAACTCGGATTGATCAAGAAGTTCGACTGGTGGGGACTTCTCTCCATGGCGATCTTTCTCGGCTCGCTCGAATACGTGCTGGAGGAAGGCAATGCCAATGACTGGTTCAACGACGAGCACATCGTCATGGGTGCCGTCGCCACCACGGTCGCCGCCGTCGTCTTCTTCTATCGGGCGTTCAAGGTCGATTTCCCGGTCGTCGATCTCAAGGCGTTCGCCAACCGCAACTTCACCTTCGGCTCGCTCTTCTCCTTCGTCATGGGGATCGGCCTTTACGGGCTCACCTATCTCTATCCGCTCTATCTCGGGCGTATCCGCGGCTACGACTCGCTGATGATCGGCGAAACCATGTTCGTCTCGGGTCTCGCCATGTTCCTGACGGCGCCGGTTGCGGGCTTCCTCGCCGGGCGAATGGACGCGCGGGCGATGATGACCATCGGCTTTGCCGGCTTTGCCGCGGGCACCTGGCTGATGAGCCAGATGACCGCCGACTGGGATTTCTGGGAGCTGCTCGTTCCGCAGATCCTGCGCGGCTGCTCGCTGATGCTCTGCATGGTGCCGATCAACAATATCGCGCTCGGCACCCTGCCGCCGGCGCGCATCCGCAATGCGTCGGGACTCTACAACCTGACGCGTAACCTCGGTGGCGCGGTCGGGTTGGCGGTCATCAACACTATCCTCACGCAGCGCCAGGATTTCCACTACGCCCGGCTCGCCGAGCACGTGGAATGGGGCAACCCGGTCGCCGTCGAGCGGATGCGCAACATCGCCTCGACCTTCACTGCACACGGCCTCGACGGAACCACGGCTGCGGTCAAGCAGCTGGCGGCGATGGTCCAGCAGCAGGCGGTGATCATGTCCTTCATCGACGTGTTCGTATTGCTGACCGTCCTGTTCCTGTCGATGATCGCCGGCGTCCTGATGATCGCCAAGCCACAAGGCGCCGGCCCCGGAGGCGGCGGGCACTAG
- a CDS encoding metallophosphoesterase → MFLAGAVGFSLSMTVGGRFPRAAGPPVDVTFLFAADIHACLVSTDGLAPNCDAEGKTDASLLRHVAALNALAAQHWPHAIGGKPSGLASAGTRISRPLGLVLGGDITDDGGGQVRQPREGRQLQQFQSRYEQAPGPHHIHIPVYVGLGNHDLDQDGPPPNADWYRRELRDYVELTHRQTVFYKPPVPVANYDPLSDSYSWDWGGLHLVHLQRFGGDENKGAVSGLPWLKSDLSSHAADGRPVVLFQHYGWDAFSTEAWDPAAKTFDDKGEGEPHWWSADERRALLDHLQGYNVVGLFHGHEHDRVMAYRVGEIDVFKPKAAFLGGFAVVRVTGSFMDVAFGEAEGEHGHVVFTQAFSKRFD, encoded by the coding sequence ATGTTCCTCGCCGGTGCGGTCGGATTCAGCCTCTCGATGACGGTGGGCGGCAGATTTCCAAGGGCAGCCGGCCCTCCGGTCGACGTGACCTTCCTCTTTGCCGCGGATATCCATGCCTGCCTCGTTTCGACGGACGGCTTGGCGCCGAACTGCGACGCGGAGGGCAAGACCGACGCCAGCCTCTTGCGCCATGTCGCCGCACTGAACGCACTTGCGGCGCAGCACTGGCCGCATGCCATTGGAGGAAAGCCGAGCGGCCTTGCCAGCGCGGGCACGAGGATTTCGCGTCCGCTCGGTCTGGTGCTCGGCGGCGACATCACCGACGATGGCGGCGGCCAGGTTCGCCAGCCCCGCGAGGGGCGGCAATTACAGCAGTTTCAGAGCCGATACGAGCAGGCGCCGGGCCCGCACCATATCCACATTCCCGTTTATGTCGGCCTTGGAAACCATGACCTCGACCAGGACGGGCCGCCGCCGAATGCCGACTGGTATCGCCGGGAACTGCGAGACTATGTCGAGCTTACCCATCGCCAGACCGTTTTCTACAAGCCGCCGGTGCCGGTCGCGAATTACGATCCGCTATCGGACAGCTATTCCTGGGACTGGGGCGGTCTTCATCTCGTACACTTGCAGCGTTTCGGAGGCGACGAGAACAAGGGCGCGGTGAGCGGATTGCCATGGCTCAAGAGCGATCTCTCCTCCCATGCCGCCGATGGCCGGCCGGTCGTCCTCTTCCAGCATTATGGCTGGGACGCGTTTTCGACCGAGGCCTGGGATCCGGCGGCAAAGACCTTCGACGACAAGGGAGAGGGAGAGCCGCATTGGTGGAGCGCCGACGAGCGCCGGGCGCTGCTTGATCACCTGCAGGGCTACAATGTCGTCGGCCTCTTCCATGGGCATGAGCATGACCGCGTCATGGCCTACAGGGTCGGCGAGATCGACGTCTTCAAGCCCAAGGCGGCCTTCCTCGGCGGTTTCGCGGTCGTGCGCGTGACCGGCAGCTTCATGGATGTAGCCTTCGGCGAGGCCGAGGGCGAGCATGGCCACGTCGT
- a CDS encoding HlyD family secretion protein → MSASSSSSAARVRPVGDDFEVMDTHSAEAKSPGTGEAAAAGQADAEISASPKKRRKILPVLGLVLLGAAGWYGYDWWTNGRFLVSTDDAYIEGDIATISPKVSGYVAKVDVVANQHVKAGDPLVTLDDGDYRIAAEQAEAQIATQKLALSRFDAQISGAKASLAQSEAQKKALEATVRGAELAQKRASELQSKSFGTDASRDSAQVALDQARANLAGAEANIAAAKANITVLEAQQMEAESTIRSLELARDKADRDLGFTILKAPYDGVIGNVAVQVGDLVSAGQRLAALVPTDQLYIDANFKETQIAHLVPGSKVEIHVDAYEDHPIEGTVASISPASGSVFSLLPAENATGNFTKVIQRVPVRITLPADVLAEGHLRAGLSVVVDVDTRTAPEQSKVAAAK, encoded by the coding sequence ATGTCCGCTTCCAGCTCTTCCAGCGCTGCCCGTGTCCGTCCCGTCGGCGATGATTTCGAAGTAATGGATACTCATTCGGCCGAGGCCAAGAGCCCCGGGACCGGCGAGGCCGCAGCCGCAGGACAAGCGGACGCGGAGATCTCTGCGTCCCCGAAGAAGCGCCGCAAAATCCTTCCGGTGCTGGGTCTCGTGCTCCTCGGTGCCGCCGGCTGGTACGGCTATGATTGGTGGACCAACGGCCGTTTCCTGGTCTCGACGGACGACGCTTACATAGAAGGGGACATCGCGACGATTTCGCCCAAGGTGTCCGGCTATGTCGCCAAGGTCGACGTTGTCGCCAACCAGCATGTGAAGGCTGGCGATCCGCTGGTGACGCTCGACGACGGAGATTACCGCATTGCGGCCGAGCAGGCCGAGGCGCAGATCGCCACGCAGAAGCTCGCCCTCAGCCGTTTCGACGCGCAGATCTCCGGCGCAAAGGCGAGCCTCGCTCAGTCCGAAGCGCAGAAGAAGGCGCTTGAGGCGACCGTCCGCGGCGCCGAACTGGCACAGAAGCGCGCCAGCGAGCTCCAGTCGAAGTCGTTCGGGACGGATGCATCGCGCGACAGCGCCCAGGTCGCGCTCGATCAGGCGCGCGCAAATCTAGCCGGTGCCGAGGCCAATATCGCTGCGGCCAAGGCCAATATCACCGTGCTCGAGGCCCAGCAGATGGAAGCGGAAAGCACGATCCGCTCGCTGGAGCTTGCCCGGGACAAGGCAGACCGCGACCTGGGCTTCACCATACTCAAGGCGCCCTATGACGGTGTCATCGGCAATGTCGCGGTCCAGGTCGGCGACCTCGTCTCGGCCGGCCAGCGGCTCGCAGCGCTCGTGCCGACCGATCAGCTCTATATCGACGCCAATTTCAAGGAGACGCAGATCGCGCATCTGGTGCCGGGCTCCAAGGTTGAGATCCATGTCGACGCCTATGAGGATCACCCGATCGAAGGCACCGTCGCATCGATCTCGCCGGCCTCCGGTTCGGTCTTCTCGCTGCTGCCGGCGGAAAACGCGACGGGCAACTTCACCAAGGTCATCCAGCGCGTTCCGGTGCGCATCACGCTGCCGGCCGATGTGCTGGCGGAAGGGCACCTGCGCGCGGGGCTGAGCGTCGTCGTCGACGTCGATACCCGCACCGCACCGGAACAGTCGAAGGTCGCTGCGGCGAAGTAA
- the gltX gene encoding glutamate--tRNA ligase, with translation MADSAVRVRIAPSPTGEPHVGTAYIALFNYLFAKKHGGKFILRIEDTDATRSTPEFEKKVLDALKWCGLEWSEGPDIGGPYGPYRQSDRKDIYKPYVEKIVANGHGFRCFCTPERLEQMREAQRAAGKPPKYDGLCLSLSAEEVTSRVDAGEPHVVRMKIPTEGSCKFRDGVYGDVEIPWEAVDMQVLLKADGMPTYHMANVVDDHLMKITHVARGEEWLASVPKHILIYQYLGLEPPVFMHLSLMRNADKSKLSKRKNPTSISYYTALGYLPEALMNFLGLFFIQIAEGEELLTMEELAEKFDPENLSKAGAIFDIQKLDWLNARWIREKLSEEEFAARVLAWAMDNERLKEGLKLSQTRISKLGELPDLAAFLFKSDLGLQPAAFAGVKASPEEMLKILNTVQPDLEKILEWNKDSIETELRASAERMGKKLKAVVAPLFVACSGSQRSLPLFDSMELLGRSVVRQRLKVAAQVVASMAGSGK, from the coding sequence ATGGCAGATTCTGCAGTCCGGGTGCGTATCGCACCTTCCCCCACCGGCGAGCCGCATGTCGGCACCGCCTATATCGCGCTCTTCAACTATCTCTTCGCCAAGAAGCACGGCGGCAAATTCATCCTGCGCATCGAGGACACGGATGCGACGCGCTCGACGCCGGAATTCGAGAAGAAGGTGCTCGACGCGCTAAAGTGGTGCGGACTGGAATGGTCGGAAGGTCCCGATATCGGCGGCCCCTACGGCCCCTATCGCCAGAGCGACCGCAAGGACATCTACAAGCCCTACGTCGAGAAGATCGTCGCGAACGGCCACGGTTTCCGCTGTTTCTGCACGCCCGAGCGGCTGGAACAGATGCGCGAGGCGCAGCGCGCCGCCGGCAAGCCGCCGAAATATGACGGCCTCTGCCTCAGCCTCTCGGCCGAGGAAGTGACGTCGCGCGTCGACGCCGGCGAGCCGCACGTCGTGCGCATGAAGATCCCGACCGAGGGCTCCTGCAAGTTCCGCGACGGCGTCTATGGCGATGTCGAGATCCCGTGGGAAGCCGTCGACATGCAGGTGCTGCTCAAGGCCGACGGCATGCCGACCTATCACATGGCGAACGTCGTCGACGACCATCTGATGAAGATCACCCATGTCGCACGCGGCGAGGAGTGGCTCGCCTCGGTGCCGAAGCACATTCTGATCTATCAGTATCTGGGTCTCGAGCCCCCTGTCTTCATGCATCTGTCGCTGATGCGCAATGCCGACAAGTCGAAACTGTCGAAGCGCAAGAACCCGACCTCCATCTCCTACTACACGGCGCTCGGCTACCTGCCGGAAGCGCTGATGAACTTCCTCGGGCTGTTCTTCATCCAGATCGCCGAAGGCGAAGAACTGCTGACGATGGAGGAGCTGGCGGAGAAATTCGATCCGGAAAACCTGTCCAAGGCCGGCGCGATCTTCGACATCCAGAAGCTCGACTGGCTGAACGCGCGCTGGATCCGCGAGAAGCTCTCCGAAGAGGAATTCGCAGCCCGCGTCCTCGCCTGGGCGATGGACAACGAACGGCTCAAGGAAGGTCTGAAGCTCTCTCAGACCCGCATTTCGAAGCTCGGCGAACTGCCCGATCTCGCCGCCTTCCTCTTCAAGTCGGATCTCGGCCTGCAGCCCGCCGCCTTTGCCGGCGTGAAGGCCTCGCCCGAGGAGATGCTCAAAATCCTGAACACCGTCCAGCCGGATCTCGAAAAGATCCTGGAATGGAACAAGGACTCGATCGAGACGGAGCTGCGCGCCAGCGCCGAGCGCATGGGCAAGAAGCTGAAAGCCGTGGTGGCGCCGCTCTTCGTCGCCTGCTCGGGCTCGCAGCGCTCGCTGCCGCTGTTCGATTCGATGGAACTGCTCGGCCGTTCGGTCGTGCGCCAGCGGCTGAAGGTCGCCGCGCAGGTCGTCGCCTCCATGGCGGGCAGTGGAAAGTAA
- the lysS gene encoding lysine--tRNA ligase: MTDKTQAAGLSSDATEVRSQKLDLLRQQIGDVYPAHFHRTLTNAELAEKYAGLEPDTESGETVTVAGRVFSSRNSGMFMDLHDASGKIQIFSHKDTAPEEARALLPMIDLGDIIGVTGEVRRTKRGELTVNAKEITMLCKSLLPMPEKYHGLADIETRYRKRYLDIMVNEESKLRFQQRSRIVSSLRRFLEDEGFMEVETPMLQPIYGGATAEPFKTHHNTLKLDMYLRIAPELYLKRILVSGLTDKVFEINRNFRNEGVSTRHNPEFTMMECYWAYADYEDVMGLVERMFETLALAVHGKTEFEFGDKQLSFKGPFPRVSMPAAVKDATGIDFLALKSDEEARQAARDAGVEIEKDATWGEVLAFLFEEKVEATLIQPAHVIHFPKDISPFAKEVPGEPRLVERFETYCNGWEIGNAFSELNDPVEQRARMVEQMEQAHARGEKEKTLDEDFLDAMDQGMPPAGGLGIGVDRLIMLLTNSPSIRDIILFPARRQKAD; this comes from the coding sequence ATGACCGACAAGACACAGGCAGCCGGCCTCTCCTCCGACGCGACGGAAGTGCGCTCCCAGAAGCTCGACCTGCTGCGCCAGCAGATCGGCGACGTCTATCCCGCGCATTTCCACCGTACGCTCACCAATGCGGAACTCGCGGAGAAATATGCCGGGCTGGAGCCCGATACCGAAAGCGGCGAAACGGTAACCGTTGCCGGCCGCGTTTTCTCCTCGCGCAATTCCGGCATGTTCATGGATCTTCATGACGCCTCCGGCAAGATCCAGATCTTTTCGCACAAGGATACGGCACCGGAAGAGGCGCGCGCGCTTCTGCCGATGATCGATCTCGGCGACATCATCGGGGTCACCGGAGAGGTGCGCCGCACCAAGCGCGGCGAACTGACCGTCAACGCCAAAGAGATCACCATGCTCTGCAAGTCGCTCCTGCCGATGCCGGAGAAGTATCACGGGCTTGCCGATATCGAGACGCGCTACCGCAAGCGCTACCTCGACATCATGGTCAACGAGGAATCGAAGCTGCGCTTCCAGCAGCGAAGCCGCATCGTGTCGAGCCTGCGCCGATTCCTCGAGGACGAAGGCTTCATGGAAGTGGAGACGCCGATGCTGCAGCCGATCTACGGCGGCGCGACGGCCGAGCCCTTCAAGACGCATCACAACACGCTGAAGCTCGACATGTATCTGCGCATCGCGCCCGAGCTTTACCTGAAGCGCATTCTCGTTTCCGGCCTGACGGACAAGGTCTTCGAGATCAACCGCAACTTCCGCAACGAAGGCGTCTCGACCCGGCACAATCCTGAATTCACCATGATGGAGTGCTACTGGGCCTATGCTGACTACGAGGACGTGATGGGTCTCGTGGAGCGCATGTTCGAGACCCTGGCGCTTGCGGTTCACGGCAAGACGGAATTCGAGTTCGGCGACAAGCAGCTCTCCTTCAAGGGGCCGTTCCCGCGCGTCTCTATGCCGGCGGCCGTCAAGGACGCGACCGGAATCGATTTCCTTGCCCTCAAGAGCGACGAGGAGGCCCGGCAGGCGGCTCGCGACGCCGGTGTCGAGATCGAGAAGGACGCGACCTGGGGCGAAGTGCTCGCCTTCCTCTTCGAGGAGAAGGTCGAAGCGACCTTGATCCAGCCTGCTCATGTCATCCACTTCCCGAAGGACATCTCGCCCTTCGCCAAGGAGGTGCCGGGCGAGCCGCGGCTCGTCGAGCGCTTCGAGACCTATTGCAACGGCTGGGAGATCGGCAACGCCTTTTCCGAGCTCAACGACCCGGTCGAGCAGCGCGCCCGCATGGTCGAGCAGATGGAACAGGCGCATGCCCGCGGCGAGAAGGAAAAGACGCTGGACGAGGACTTCCTCGATGCCATGGACCAGGGCATGCCGCCCGCCGGGGGGTTGGGGATCGGTGTCGACCGGCTGATCATGCTGCTCACCAACTCGCCGTCGATCCGCGACATCATCCTCTTCCCGGCCCGCCGCCAGAAGGCCGATTGA
- a CDS encoding TetR/AcrR family transcriptional regulator yields MVSAKSAEQEKTLQDRLEHPQQENPSGGGRHAAGEDPVKRERILDGAKRVFMRSSFDAASMNDITREAGVSKGTLYVYFENKEDLFTALIARERNIIVNSVKQSLNGNEPIEEALHAFGVKLVTSITSDYTIRAMRTVLGVIDRMPRLAQRFFTATPENGYTVLKAYLDQQVSAGMLSIEDTEIAAKQFIDLAMAGMFKGRLFGMCDAVSAESIEKNVRSAIRVFLAAYGKTTGKE; encoded by the coding sequence ATGGTATCAGCGAAGAGCGCAGAGCAGGAAAAGACCCTGCAGGATCGGCTGGAGCATCCCCAGCAGGAAAACCCTTCAGGCGGAGGGCGGCACGCGGCCGGCGAGGACCCGGTCAAACGGGAGCGGATTCTCGACGGTGCCAAACGCGTTTTCATGCGGAGCAGTTTCGACGCGGCCAGCATGAACGACATCACGCGCGAGGCCGGCGTTTCCAAGGGCACGCTCTACGTCTATTTCGAGAACAAGGAAGACCTGTTCACGGCGCTCATCGCGCGCGAGCGGAACATTATCGTCAACAGCGTCAAGCAGTCGTTGAACGGCAATGAACCGATCGAGGAGGCGCTTCACGCTTTCGGCGTGAAGCTGGTGACGAGCATAACGTCGGACTACACGATCCGCGCGATGCGCACGGTACTCGGCGTGATCGACCGGATGCCCCGGCTGGCGCAGCGCTTCTTCACTGCGACGCCGGAGAACGGATACACCGTGCTCAAGGCCTATCTCGACCAGCAGGTGTCGGCAGGCATGCTCTCGATCGAAGACACGGAAATAGCCGCAAAGCAGTTCATCGATCTCGCCATGGCCGGAATGTTCAAGGGCCGCCTTTTCGGCATGTGCGATGCCGTCTCGGCCGAAAGCATCGAAAAGAACGTCAGATCCGCCATCCGCGTTTTCCTGGCCGCCTACGGAAAGACGACCGGCAAGGAGTAA
- a CDS encoding AraC family transcriptional regulator, translating into MSAIGRAIWFIESHFAEDISLDDVAAAAGLSRYHLSRVFGLSAGRSISAYIRGRRLSGAALALANGTSSILEVALEAGYGSHEAFTRAFREQFGVTPESIRKQRHVRNVELLEPIRMDDARTLKIEPPRFEESPGLLLAGLAETYDYNRTEGIPSLWQRFNAYFGSIPGQHGNIAYGVCTQSDGEAGRFRYMAAAEIRDAEALPSGFSTLKLPRQRYAIFVHRGHISGIANTAHHIFTTWFPQSGYRHGELPDLMERYDERFDPHSGMGAVEIWVPLKG; encoded by the coding sequence ATGAGTGCCATCGGAAGGGCGATCTGGTTCATTGAAAGCCATTTCGCCGAGGATATATCACTGGATGATGTCGCCGCGGCCGCCGGCCTTTCGCGCTATCATCTTTCGCGCGTATTCGGGCTTTCGGCCGGCCGCTCGATCAGTGCCTATATCCGCGGCCGGCGTTTAAGCGGCGCCGCGCTTGCCCTCGCCAACGGCACATCCAGCATTCTCGAAGTGGCCCTCGAGGCGGGCTACGGCTCGCACGAGGCTTTCACCCGTGCCTTTCGCGAGCAGTTCGGGGTGACGCCCGAGTCGATACGCAAGCAGAGGCACGTCCGCAATGTCGAGCTTTTGGAGCCGATCAGAATGGACGACGCACGCACATTGAAAATCGAACCGCCGCGCTTCGAGGAAAGCCCGGGGCTTCTTCTCGCCGGTCTCGCAGAGACCTATGACTACAACCGCACCGAAGGCATCCCTTCCCTCTGGCAGCGTTTCAACGCCTATTTCGGCAGCATTCCCGGTCAGCACGGCAATATCGCCTATGGCGTCTGCACCCAGTCGGACGGCGAAGCGGGCCGCTTCCGCTACATGGCTGCGGCCGAGATACGGGACGCCGAGGCGCTGCCCAGCGGCTTTTCGACACTCAAGCTGCCCCGGCAGCGTTACGCGATCTTTGTCCATCGCGGGCACATTTCCGGCATCGCCAACACGGCCCACCACATCTTCACGACCTGGTTTCCGCAGTCCGGCTATCGGCACGGCGAATTGCCCGACCTGATGGAACGCTACGACGAACGCTTCGATCCGCATTCCGGCATGGGTGCGGTCGAGATCTGGGTGCCACTGAAGGGCTGA
- a CDS encoding TerC family protein — MQEILTLAQSPEAWIALITLIVMEVVLGIDNLIFISILTNKLPPENRVSARRIGIGLALIMRLALLGTIAWIVQLTQPVFEAFGHGFSWKDMILIAGGLFLVWKATKEIHHSVDPSDHEEDFIASSAINSFAAAIGQILLLDLVFSVDSIITAVGMTPHLPIMVVAVVVAVTVMLVAANPLANFIERNPTIVMLALAFLLMIGTTLIAEGMGFHVPKGYVYAAMAFSALVEVLNMVARNARMKRQTARTK; from the coding sequence ATGCAGGAAATCCTCACGCTTGCTCAAAGCCCCGAGGCTTGGATCGCCCTCATCACACTCATCGTAATGGAGGTGGTCCTCGGCATCGACAACCTCATTTTCATCTCGATCCTCACCAACAAGCTGCCGCCGGAAAACCGCGTCAGCGCCCGGCGCATCGGCATCGGCCTTGCACTCATCATGCGGCTGGCCCTGCTCGGCACCATCGCCTGGATCGTTCAACTGACGCAGCCGGTCTTCGAAGCCTTCGGCCACGGTTTTTCCTGGAAGGACATGATCCTGATCGCCGGCGGGCTCTTCCTCGTCTGGAAGGCGACCAAGGAAATCCACCACAGTGTCGATCCGAGCGATCATGAGGAGGATTTCATCGCCAGCTCCGCGATCAACAGCTTCGCGGCCGCCATCGGCCAGATCCTGCTTCTCGACCTCGTCTTCTCGGTCGACAGCATCATCACCGCCGTCGGCATGACCCCGCATCTGCCGATCATGGTCGTCGCCGTCGTCGTCGCCGTGACCGTCATGCTGGTTGCAGCGAACCCGCTTGCGAACTTCATCGAGAGAAATCCGACGATCGTCATGCTGGCGCTGGCCTTCCTCCTGATGATCGGCACGACCCTGATCGCCGAAGGCATGGGCTTCCACGTGCCGAAGGGCTACGTCTATGCGGCCATGGCCTTCTCCGCACTGGTCGAGGTTCTCAACATGGTCGCCCGCAACGCGCGCATGAAGCGGCAGACCGCAAGAACGAAATAG